The sequence AATATAAATGACTAAAAAGATCATATAGCAAGACATTCAGGATTAAAATCGAGATTTTGTCTTAATATAATGAATGAGAGAATTTTATATCTAAACAACCCACATAAGTGTTCACACACGGATGCTCTCGAAAGCTTTCACAAatgaaaaatgagatttttttttctctttggaTGACAAAAGCATGTGCAGCTTCTTTGGAAAATTAAAGTAAAATTGGCTTagcacaaaaaaataataatttagcaTAAAAAGAATCATGCCGATTTCTTTGCTTCTGCAGCAGCTTCCTCCTCTTGTAGTTTCTTGAGAGATGGAGGCGGCCTGGGAACAATGCTTTTCTTCCATTTCCGGTCCAGTTTTCTTGACAACCTCTTGCCTATTCCTTCCTCGATTTCCCTCTCCCTCTTAACCGTCAGCATTCGAGCAACCTATTTTCAAAATGGACGCCAGCATCATTTTTTATGTGGACCATAAAATCACAGACATCTAATGCAGAAATTTGTAGACCACATAAGATAACTCTTAACCTGGTCTACATCTCCCAAACACCCAGAATAACTTGATGGTTAACGTTCAACCATGTTTCACTGATTCTGTTATTATGAGAAATTGAGAATGCTTCACATCTACAGTTTTGTTGGTCAACTGATGCACCAAGCAGCAATATAGTACAACTAACAAATCTATTAAAGTAAATCTCTATCAGCTAAACTTACCAAAAGAAATTTATATTGAAAAAGGAGCAAATCGATTGAAGCTGAAAATTTATCCAAACAATATCAGGGATGGATAAAGATACAAAAGGCAAACACTTGACCATAACGAAATCAGAGATGCTGTTGCTAAAACCAACCTGCAAACTTATCTTTTCATCTTTACATAACATGCTATCCCCTTATTATAAATTGAATGGAATTGAAATTATCTTGGGATGCTTTAATTTGgtatttaaaaggaaaaaaaaactaattttgcTACCTAAATTCAAAATTGCAAAATAATCATCTTCTTCTTTTAGTTTCCAATAACAACTCCATTTTCTCAAAACCTCAGCATATGACATGATAGTGTTAGCTATCTGTAATGCAACGTGTTCAAAAGACTAGCATATCATTAAGGGCGTGTATAATAGTCCAAATCTTATGATTCAAATGATAATCTGATATATTATTCCATATATCCATGGGAttgatacatatattttaacatGCGCAAGCGATCCACATGCATCAACCAATTGAATATATGGAATAACATAATGGAATAAATTTTGACGGAAGGGACCATTTGAAACAAGAGATATGTTAGaacaatttaaatttcacaTTGCTATTTTCTTCTTTATTCAAGATTTTGTTTATCATGTTCCCAAAGTACTCTTATATTTTCCTTCTGCCAAAGTACTCTTATATTTTCCTTCTATAGAACAGGTACATGTTTCTTTTACTGatgatttttcttcaaaaccATCATAAACATAGACTTTATCTCACGACTGATTCTTTCAATTGAAGAATCTCGTCTCAagttaacaaataatatataatacgGAAAGAAAGTGATCATATATCCATACACCTTGTAGCTATCAAAATAATATCCTCCTACAGCAGAgaaaaactcgagaaaatatcaGAAGCCGAAGAATCAACCCTTTATATGGAGCATCAAATACCTAAAACTAAAAAAGTAGCTGCCTAGACTGATTCCGTAAGTTTCTTCAACATTTTAGATTAACTGCAGCCCCAATGCCCCTGCTGATATCTTAATTTCCATTTTAAAATGCATTCATTTGTGTTACTGAACTAGAGTCAAGAATGCAATACAAAACACCAATTCATCATTCTAAATGTTAAGAACAACTACAGAATTACAAGTTTAGAAATTATATGGACAAGTAACCTTGTCACTCATTGTCAAGAACAATTATATATTCTCTTGAGGCTCAATCCGAACACCACAATCCGACACAAAACACTAGTATATTAAATAGGAAACTCTCTAACTTAAGAACCATTGCACATGAGCTCATGTAGTCAAAACTCAAAAGTGAAAGTCACAAAACATGAAAATCCGAATATCTAAGAACCCTAATCTGTAGGACTTTCATtcttctataacattcattgtTTCAGTAACACAACCTATAACATACACATTCATGACTCACCACATTAATCACTGACTTAAAAGGTACCCCGTTGTTACCCGGTATGGTGAAACAACTTGGGGTAATGATTTTTGTGAATCATTTCTTCAGCCAACCGGACTAGAcaatgccaaaaaaaaaaatcaatacatTCGATTCAAATTCAGTGCAAGGCCATTTCAGTCCATCAAGACAATTAATTATCATAGCTTATGGTTCCACAATCCACGATAAATAATGATAAACAGCATATTTTCAGCAGGGAAATTAAAAgggaaaatcaaaatttcactaAAAGTAAGAGGAATTTTGTTCAAAAAAATCTTACCAGTTTATGCATCCTGCGGAACTCACTGGACTTGTACTCATTACGAGCAGAGCGTTGAAGGCGGAGCATGAACAACTCCCCTTTGAGGTCTACAATTTCTTCATTCAATTGTTCAGTAGATTTGGTCCTTATTTCCTTCAATTCCTCCTCTCTTTTAGCCATCATCACGACGGAAGGAGAGGGGGAAAAAGTAGCCCGGACATAGGAGGCGCTGGGTTTGCGGTATGGGCACAAATGCGAAATCCGAATGCCACAGAAGGCGGAGGTGGTGGAGGAGGGGACGCAGGTAAAGCTCGAAGAAGCGGCAATGGAGATGTTAGCCATTTTTGTTTCCTATCTGGTTTAGCTTCGTTCAAGGATAAGGTTGCTTCCAATATCATTT is a genomic window of Primulina huaijiensis isolate GDHJ02 unplaced genomic scaffold, ASM1229523v2 scaffold207544, whole genome shotgun sequence containing:
- the LOC140966649 gene encoding large ribosomal subunit protein uL29c-like, coding for MANISIAASSSFTCVPSSTTSAFCGIRISHLCPYRKPSASYVRATFSPSPSVVMMAKREEELKEIRTKSTEQLNEEIVDLKGELFMLRLQRSARNEYKSSEFRRMHKLVARMLTVKREREIEEGIGKRLSRKLDRKWKKSIVPRPPPSLKKLQEEEAAAEAKKSA